Proteins encoded within one genomic window of Bradyrhizobium sp. CB1717:
- a CDS encoding acyl-CoA synthetase, with the protein MIISGERRIGYDEIQIRIRRAASGLRALGLLEGAPVAMMLRNDFALFEVVAASAALGSPVVPINWHLKAEEVRYILTDSGARILVCHADLLPQIRAGLPEDVRLLVVATPSELAATFAVLPELTQVPAGLTDWDRWRDGHPENQEPPRRATAMIYTSGTTGMPKGVRRMPMQPEQAAASERVGAIAYGIKPRDNQVVLINGPMYHSAPHSYGMLAFRSGCTIVLQARFDAEELLALIERHRVTHIHMVPTMFVRLLRLPEAVRQRYDLSSLRFVVHGAAPCPPEIKRAMIEWWGPVINEYFGSTETGIPVWHSAEEALKKPGTVGRAIEGGIVKIFRDDGSLCGAGEVGEIYMRQTAVPDFDYHGKAQARAEAGRDGLVSVGDVGYLDEDGYLFLCDRKRDMVISGGVNIYPAEIENVLIAMPGVRDCAVFGIPDAEFGERLCACIEPETGAQLSAAAVQAFLRERLANFKVPKEVQFLDALPREATGKIFKRKLRDPYWAA; encoded by the coding sequence ATGATCATCAGCGGCGAACGCCGGATCGGCTACGACGAGATCCAGATCCGCATCAGACGGGCGGCGAGCGGGCTTCGCGCCCTTGGCCTTCTCGAAGGCGCTCCGGTCGCCATGATGCTGCGCAACGATTTTGCGCTGTTCGAGGTGGTTGCGGCCTCTGCCGCGCTGGGCAGCCCGGTGGTGCCGATCAACTGGCATCTCAAGGCCGAGGAGGTCCGCTACATCCTGACCGACAGCGGTGCGAGGATCCTGGTCTGCCATGCCGATCTGCTGCCGCAGATCCGCGCGGGCCTGCCCGAGGATGTCCGCCTGCTCGTCGTCGCGACGCCGTCCGAGCTCGCGGCGACCTTCGCCGTTCTCCCCGAGCTGACCCAGGTCCCGGCGGGCCTGACCGATTGGGACCGCTGGCGCGACGGCCATCCGGAAAATCAGGAGCCGCCGCGCCGGGCCACGGCAATGATCTACACGTCGGGGACCACGGGCATGCCGAAGGGCGTGCGGCGGATGCCGATGCAGCCCGAACAGGCAGCCGCCTCCGAGCGCGTCGGCGCGATCGCCTATGGCATCAAGCCGCGGGACAATCAGGTCGTGCTGATCAACGGCCCGATGTATCACTCGGCGCCGCACTCCTACGGCATGCTGGCGTTCCGCAGCGGCTGCACCATCGTCCTCCAGGCGCGGTTCGACGCCGAGGAGCTGCTGGCCCTGATCGAGCGCCACCGCGTCACGCATATTCACATGGTGCCGACCATGTTCGTCCGGCTGCTGCGGCTGCCCGAGGCTGTGAGACAGCGCTACGACCTCTCCTCGCTGCGCTTCGTGGTGCACGGTGCCGCGCCTTGCCCGCCCGAGATCAAGCGGGCCATGATCGAGTGGTGGGGACCCGTGATCAACGAATATTTCGGCTCGACCGAGACCGGCATCCCGGTGTGGCACTCGGCCGAGGAGGCGTTGAAGAAGCCCGGCACTGTCGGCCGCGCCATCGAAGGCGGCATCGTCAAGATTTTTCGCGACGACGGCAGCCTCTGCGGCGCTGGTGAGGTCGGCGAGATCTACATGCGCCAGACCGCGGTGCCGGACTTCGACTATCACGGCAAGGCGCAGGCGCGGGCAGAGGCCGGGCGCGACGGTCTCGTCAGCGTCGGCGACGTCGGCTATCTCGACGAAGACGGCTATCTGTTCCTGTGCGATCGCAAGCGCGACATGGTGATCTCGGGCGGCGTCAACATCTATCCCGCCGAGATCGAGAACGTGCTGATCGCAATGCCCGGCGTGCGCGACTGCGCCGTGTTCGGCATCCCCGACGCCGAATTTGGCGAGCGACTGTGCGCCTGCATCGAGCCGGAGACGGGCGCGCAGCTCTCCGCCGCCGCGGTCCAGGCCTTTCTGCGCGAGCGATTGGCCAACTTCAAGGTGCCGAAGGAGGTCCAGTTCCTGGATGCGCTGCCCCGCGAGGCGACCGGGAAGATCTTCAAGCGCAAGCTGCGCGATCCCTATTGGGCGGCGTGA
- a CDS encoding DNA-3-methyladenine glycosylase 2 family protein encodes MTIHLESQSDLEEAVHALIKRDPRLKPVLETAGMPALRRREPGFTGLAHIVCGQQLSTASASAIWGRLSAAFDPFDHDAVRRARTDRLGRLGLSAAKIKTLKHLAREINAQRLNLDVLAEEDADAAHHTLISLPGIGPWTADVYLLFCLGHGDAWPAGDLAVQEGIKIGLGLKARPTEKQMAPLAEPWRPLRGAAAHLWWSYYRAVKKREGVLAGN; translated from the coding sequence ATGACCATCCATCTCGAATCCCAGTCCGACCTCGAAGAAGCCGTCCACGCGCTGATCAAGCGCGATCCACGGCTCAAGCCCGTGCTCGAGACCGCGGGCATGCCGGCGCTGCGGCGGCGCGAGCCGGGCTTTACCGGGCTCGCGCACATCGTCTGCGGACAGCAGCTTTCAACCGCCAGCGCGTCGGCGATCTGGGGGCGGTTGTCCGCCGCCTTTGATCCGTTCGACCATGATGCCGTGCGCCGCGCCCGCACCGACCGGCTGGGGCGGCTCGGCCTGTCCGCCGCCAAGATCAAGACGCTGAAGCATCTGGCACGCGAGATCAATGCGCAGCGGCTGAACCTCGACGTGCTCGCGGAGGAAGATGCCGACGCCGCGCACCACACGCTGATCTCGCTGCCCGGCATCGGGCCGTGGACGGCGGATGTCTATCTCTTGTTCTGCCTTGGCCATGGCGATGCCTGGCCGGCCGGCGATCTCGCCGTGCAGGAGGGCATCAAGATTGGCCTCGGCCTCAAGGCGCGGCCGACGGAGAAGCAGATGGCGCCGCTCGCCGAGCCCTGGCGTCCCCTGCGCGGCGCGGCGGCGCATCTGTGGTGGAGCTATTATCGCGCCGTCAAGAAGCGCGAAGGCGTGCTCGCCGGAAATTAG
- a CDS encoding ABC transporter substrate-binding protein, with amino-acid sequence MKLAVALIGLSLLTLATGTARAEGGDEIRIGQTLPYSGPASGFGAIGRTQEAFFEKVNAEGGINGRKVKFITLDDAYSPPKTVEQTRKLVEQDEVLMMFGSLGTATNSAVQRYLNGKKVPQLFVLSGATKWADPQKYPWTMPGMAAYESEGVVYAKHVLRTKPGAKIAILSQNDDFGRDYVAGFKRALGEKGASMIVAEQTYETSAPTISSQLSTLKSSGADVLFGVVLGKFTSQMIKGVAEIGWKPELFFVPTSASSISFLEPAGLDNAVGLISSSNQKDTMDPQWAGDSGVKEYFAFMKQYMPTADLSNSNYAAGYHYATLLMTVLKACKDDFSRDNIMRQAASLKEVKLPLLLPGMSVTTGPDDYLPFQQLQLRRFNGKSWVGFGDVLDDR; translated from the coding sequence ATGAAGCTGGCAGTCGCACTGATCGGCCTGTCGTTGCTGACGCTCGCAACCGGGACCGCCCGTGCCGAAGGCGGCGACGAGATCCGCATCGGACAGACGCTGCCCTATAGTGGCCCGGCCTCCGGCTTCGGTGCGATCGGACGGACGCAGGAGGCGTTCTTCGAGAAGGTCAATGCCGAGGGCGGCATCAACGGCCGCAAGGTCAAGTTCATCACACTGGACGACGCCTACTCGCCGCCCAAGACGGTGGAGCAGACCCGCAAGCTGGTGGAGCAGGACGAGGTGCTGATGATGTTCGGCTCGCTCGGCACCGCCACCAACAGTGCCGTGCAGCGCTACCTCAACGGCAAGAAGGTGCCGCAGCTGTTCGTGCTCTCGGGTGCGACGAAATGGGCCGATCCGCAGAAATATCCGTGGACCATGCCCGGCATGGCCGCCTACGAATCCGAGGGCGTGGTCTATGCCAAGCACGTGCTGCGAACCAAGCCCGGCGCGAAGATCGCCATCCTGTCCCAGAACGACGATTTCGGCCGCGACTATGTCGCCGGCTTCAAGCGCGCGCTCGGCGAAAAAGGCGCCAGCATGATCGTGGCGGAGCAGACCTACGAGACCAGCGCGCCGACGATCAGCTCGCAGCTCTCGACCCTGAAGTCATCGGGCGCCGACGTGCTGTTCGGCGTCGTGCTCGGCAAGTTCACCTCGCAGATGATCAAGGGCGTCGCCGAGATCGGCTGGAAGCCGGAGCTGTTCTTCGTGCCGACGTCGGCCTCGTCGATCTCGTTCCTCGAGCCGGCCGGGCTCGACAACGCGGTCGGCCTGATCTCGTCGAGCAACCAGAAGGACACGATGGACCCGCAATGGGCCGGCGATTCCGGCGTGAAGGAGTACTTCGCCTTCATGAAGCAATACATGCCGACCGCGGACCTCTCCAACTCCAACTACGCGGCCGGCTACCACTATGCGACGCTGCTGATGACGGTGCTGAAGGCCTGCAAGGATGATTTCAGCCGCGACAACATCATGCGCCAGGCCGCCTCGCTGAAGGAGGTGAAGCTGCCGCTGCTGCTGCCGGGCATGTCCGTCACCACCGGCCCCGATGACTATCTGCCTTTCCAGCAGCTGCAGCTCCGGCGCTTCAACGGCAAGAGCTGGGTCGGGTTCGGCGACGTGCTGGACGATCGCTAA
- the gluQRS gene encoding tRNA glutamyl-Q(34) synthetase GluQRS, with product MPPVFRFAPSPNGFLHLGHAYSALLNFDRARGTGGRLLLRIEDIDATRCRPEYEAAIYEDLAWLGIAWETPVRRQSEHLSDYRAALERLSELGLVYPAFESRAEIARLVTAREADGPWPRDPDGAPLYPGDAKSLSSGERTRLIASGAPYALRLDMAAACRRVDGLSWNELGEGPDGENGTVPARPEAWGDVILARKETPTSYHLSVVVDDALQGVSEIVRGQDLFHATAVHRLLQVLLVLPEPAYRHHALIRDEEGRKLSKSSRATGLRELRAAGATPASVRRLVGLG from the coding sequence ATGCCACCCGTTTTCCGATTTGCCCCCAGCCCGAACGGCTTCCTGCATCTCGGCCACGCCTATTCCGCGCTGCTCAACTTCGATCGGGCGCGCGGGACCGGTGGGCGGCTGTTGCTGCGGATCGAGGACATCGATGCGACACGCTGCCGGCCGGAATATGAAGCCGCGATCTACGAGGACCTCGCCTGGCTCGGGATCGCCTGGGAGACGCCGGTGCGGCGGCAGTCGGAGCATCTGTCCGACTATCGCGCTGCGCTCGAAAGACTCTCCGAGCTGGGCCTCGTCTATCCTGCCTTTGAAAGCCGCGCCGAGATCGCAAGGCTGGTGACCGCGCGAGAAGCCGACGGGCCGTGGCCGCGCGATCCCGACGGCGCACCGCTTTATCCAGGTGACGCCAAATCGCTGTCTTCAGGCGAGCGGACGCGACTGATCGCCTCGGGCGCGCCCTACGCGCTCCGGCTCGACATGGCTGCCGCCTGCCGCCGCGTCGACGGCCTGAGCTGGAACGAGCTCGGCGAGGGACCCGACGGCGAGAACGGCACCGTCCCGGCGCGACCGGAGGCCTGGGGCGATGTGATCCTGGCCCGCAAGGAGACGCCGACCAGCTACCATCTGTCCGTGGTCGTCGACGACGCGCTCCAGGGTGTCAGCGAGATCGTGCGGGGGCAGGACTTGTTTCACGCAACCGCGGTGCACCGCCTGCTCCAGGTTTTGCTCGTCCTGCCGGAACCCGCTTACCGCCACCATGCCCTGATTCGCGACGAGGAGGGGCGGAAGCTGTCGAAATCCAGCCGCGCGACGGGGCTGCGGGAGTTGCGCGCCGCGGGCGCCACGCCCGCCAGTGTCCGCCGGCTGGTGGGATTAGGTTAA
- a CDS encoding LysR family transcriptional regulator, whose product MDWDLCKTFVAVADTGSFTAAAKRLHASHPTVSRKVAALEAQLGTKLLARAADGFVLTADGRTLREHAEAMAAAALRAEAAVGAGGRKARGTVKLSIGATLASHWLMPRLRSFLGAHDHIRLEIITHPFPASVRRREADVVLRPVDSGEENLVGRKIGRLGTGFYASRDYAAGRSLPERSGEWKGHSVIGFADQDSNAQLARWSDAITRQGTVVMRCSSQGDMLAAVRAGIGISALSCFVAESYPDLVRVAPQKLVSVADLWLLAHPDLVELSAVRAVVDFVAECARADRERLRG is encoded by the coding sequence GTGGACTGGGACCTCTGCAAGACCTTCGTCGCGGTCGCCGATACCGGCAGCTTCACGGCTGCGGCAAAGCGTCTGCACGCCAGCCATCCGACCGTCAGCCGCAAGGTCGCGGCGCTGGAGGCGCAGCTCGGCACCAAGCTGCTGGCGCGCGCCGCAGACGGCTTCGTGCTCACCGCCGACGGACGTACGCTGCGCGAGCATGCGGAGGCGATGGCGGCTGCCGCGCTCCGGGCCGAGGCGGCGGTCGGCGCCGGCGGCCGCAAGGCGCGTGGCACGGTCAAGCTGTCGATCGGCGCGACGCTGGCCTCTCACTGGCTGATGCCGCGGCTGCGGTCCTTTCTGGGCGCGCATGACCATATCCGGCTCGAGATCATCACCCATCCGTTTCCGGCCAGCGTGCGCCGCCGGGAGGCCGACGTGGTGCTGCGACCGGTCGACAGCGGCGAGGAAAACCTGGTCGGCCGCAAGATCGGCCGTCTCGGCACCGGCTTTTATGCCTCGCGCGACTATGCCGCTGGCCGCTCCCTGCCGGAGCGCAGCGGCGAGTGGAAGGGGCATAGTGTCATCGGCTTTGCCGACCAGGATTCCAACGCGCAGCTGGCGCGCTGGAGCGATGCGATCACGCGCCAGGGCACCGTCGTGATGCGCTGCTCGTCGCAAGGCGACATGCTGGCGGCGGTGCGTGCCGGGATCGGAATCTCCGCGCTGTCCTGCTTCGTCGCGGAAAGCTATCCGGACCTCGTGCGCGTCGCGCCGCAGAAGCTCGTCAGCGTCGCCGACCTCTGGCTGCTCGCCCATCCTGATCTGGTCGAGCTGTCCGCGGTGCGCGCCGTGGTCGACTTCGTGGCCGAATGCGCCCGCGCCGATCGCGAGCGGCTGCGGGGCTAA
- a CDS encoding nitronate monooxygenase family protein gives MALPALLKNSLELPVVGSPLFIVSGPELVIAQCKAGVVGSFPALNARPVEKLDEWLSRIEDELGEYKSRNPGKKVAPYAVNQICHASNDRLMKDMETCVKHKAPIIITSLRPPAEIVEAAHSYGGLVFHDVINVKHARKAAEQGVDGLILVCAGAGGHAGTLSPFALVREVKQWFGGAILLSGAISDGFGIASALTLGADLAYMGTRFIATQEANADQAYKSALTQHAAHDIVYTNLFTGVHGNYLGPSIAAAGLDPDSLPAADKSKMNFGSGGNMKSKAWRDIWGSGQGIGQITDVPPVAELVDRMKGEFDQARQDFLMRASA, from the coding sequence ATGGCACTGCCCGCCCTGCTCAAGAACAGTCTGGAGCTGCCCGTCGTCGGCTCGCCGCTCTTCATCGTCTCCGGACCAGAGCTGGTGATCGCCCAGTGCAAGGCGGGTGTCGTCGGCTCGTTTCCCGCACTCAATGCCCGTCCGGTCGAGAAGCTCGACGAATGGCTGAGCCGGATCGAGGACGAGCTCGGCGAATACAAGTCGCGCAATCCCGGCAAGAAGGTCGCACCCTACGCCGTCAACCAGATCTGCCATGCCTCCAACGACCGGTTGATGAAGGACATGGAAACCTGCGTGAAGCACAAGGCGCCGATCATCATCACCTCGCTGCGGCCGCCGGCGGAGATCGTCGAAGCCGCGCATTCCTATGGCGGGCTGGTGTTCCACGACGTCATCAACGTCAAGCATGCGCGCAAAGCCGCCGAACAGGGCGTCGACGGCCTGATTCTGGTCTGCGCCGGCGCGGGCGGACATGCCGGCACGCTGTCGCCCTTCGCGCTGGTGCGCGAGGTCAAGCAATGGTTTGGCGGCGCGATCCTGCTGTCGGGCGCGATCAGCGACGGTTTTGGCATCGCCTCCGCGCTGACGCTGGGCGCCGACCTCGCCTATATGGGCACGCGCTTCATCGCGACGCAGGAAGCCAATGCCGACCAAGCCTACAAGTCGGCGCTGACGCAGCATGCCGCACACGACATCGTCTACACCAACCTGTTCACCGGCGTGCACGGCAATTATCTTGGGCCGTCGATTGCGGCCGCGGGGCTCGATCCGGATAGCCTTCCCGCCGCCGACAAGTCGAAGATGAATTTCGGTTCCGGCGGCAACATGAAATCCAAGGCGTGGCGCGACATCTGGGGATCGGGCCAGGGCATCGGCCAGATCACCGACGTCCCTCCGGTCGCAGAGCTCGTCGACCGGATGAAGGGCGAGTTCGATCAGGCCCGGCAGGATTTCCTGATGCGCGCCAGTGCCTGA
- a CDS encoding DUF2855 family protein has product MTATDFIVARDNLETCKTIATGLPAADALPQDALLVRIERFAFTANNITYAVMGDELKYWQIFPTTEGFGSIPVWGFGEVIASNHPNVPVGERLFGYFPMATHLVIEATDVSKRGLRDGAAHRQGVAPVYNAYARVGGDPAYAGRQGDYQALLRPLFMLSFLVDDFLAANDDFGARAVLLSSASSKTAFGLAHLLHTRGRKAIGLTSSGNTGFVTSLGCYDEVVTYDRVTSLPSDAPVAFVDMAGNSALRTTLHRHFGDQMKCSVRVGLTHRATDADEGVLPGAKPRWFFAPDHIRKRAKEWGPGGIEQRLGAAWAGFAPMLERCLTVVEGRGPDAVRQVYLDTLQGRIPPEQGHMLSLLG; this is encoded by the coding sequence ATGACAGCCACCGACTTCATCGTTGCACGGGACAATCTCGAAACCTGCAAGACGATCGCAACCGGGCTTCCCGCGGCAGACGCGCTGCCGCAGGATGCGCTGCTGGTGAGGATCGAGCGCTTTGCGTTCACCGCCAACAACATCACCTATGCGGTGATGGGCGACGAGCTGAAATACTGGCAGATCTTTCCCACGACTGAGGGATTCGGCAGCATTCCGGTGTGGGGCTTTGGCGAGGTGATCGCCTCGAACCATCCGAACGTGCCGGTCGGCGAGCGCCTGTTCGGCTATTTCCCGATGGCGACGCATCTCGTGATCGAGGCGACCGACGTCAGCAAGCGGGGCTTGCGCGACGGCGCCGCTCACCGGCAGGGCGTTGCACCCGTCTACAATGCCTATGCGCGCGTCGGCGGCGACCCCGCTTACGCCGGGCGGCAGGGCGACTACCAGGCGCTGCTGCGGCCGCTGTTCATGCTGTCGTTCCTGGTCGACGACTTCCTCGCCGCGAACGACGATTTCGGCGCGCGCGCCGTGCTCCTCTCGAGCGCGTCGAGCAAGACTGCGTTCGGGCTCGCGCATCTGCTTCACACGCGCGGCCGCAAGGCGATCGGCCTGACCTCGTCAGGCAATACCGGCTTTGTCACCTCGCTCGGCTGCTATGACGAGGTCGTCACCTATGACCGCGTGACGTCGCTGCCGTCGGACGCGCCGGTCGCCTTCGTCGACATGGCCGGCAACAGCGCGCTGCGCACCACGCTGCACCGGCATTTCGGCGACCAGATGAAATGCTCGGTACGCGTCGGATTGACGCATCGCGCGACCGATGCCGACGAAGGCGTCCTGCCCGGCGCAAAGCCGCGCTGGTTCTTCGCGCCCGACCACATCCGCAAGCGCGCCAAGGAGTGGGGTCCGGGTGGCATCGAGCAGCGCCTTGGCGCGGCATGGGCCGGCTTCGCGCCGATGTTGGAGCGATGCTTGACCGTGGTCGAGGGCCGCGGGCCCGACGCGGTGCGGCAGGTCTATCTCGACACGCTGCAGGGCCGCATTCCGCCGGAGCAGGGCCATATGCTCTCGCTGCTCGGGTAA
- a CDS encoding general stress protein, with protein MTTTISRLYDNYSDAERAVTRLEAAGVPHSDISIVANNSDNWYGTSTRKVDRDRDGVDDRAEGAGTGAGVGAGLGGAAGLLAGLGLLAIPGLGPVVAAGWLASTAAGAAAGAATGGIVGALTEAGVSRDDASRYAEGVRRGGTLVSAKVPDQDRSRLDALLHERSVNLQDRSAAWQKAGWTDFDAASPPLSPDDVGRERELYGAGTRR; from the coding sequence ATGACCACCACCATTTCTCGACTCTATGACAACTATTCGGATGCGGAACGTGCAGTCACCCGTCTCGAGGCCGCCGGAGTGCCGCACTCCGACATCAGCATCGTCGCCAACAATTCCGACAATTGGTACGGCACCTCGACCCGAAAGGTCGATCGCGATCGCGACGGCGTCGACGACCGCGCCGAAGGTGCGGGCACGGGCGCCGGCGTCGGCGCGGGCCTCGGAGGCGCGGCGGGCCTGCTTGCGGGGCTCGGATTGCTGGCTATTCCCGGCCTTGGACCCGTCGTCGCTGCGGGCTGGCTGGCATCGACCGCAGCGGGTGCCGCAGCCGGTGCTGCAACGGGCGGGATCGTCGGCGCGCTGACTGAGGCCGGCGTGTCCAGGGACGATGCGTCGCGCTATGCAGAGGGCGTTCGCAGGGGCGGAACGCTGGTTTCGGCGAAGGTCCCCGATCAGGACCGCTCGCGTCTCGATGCCCTTCTGCACGAGAGGTCGGTGAACCTGCAGGATCGGAGCGCTGCCTGGCAAAAGGCCGGCTGGACTGACTTCGATGCCGCCAGCCCGCCGTTGTCCCCCGATGATGTCGGGCGCGAACGCGAGCTGTATGGCGCGGGCACCCGAAGATAG